The Prinia subflava isolate CZ2003 ecotype Zambia chromosome 21, Cam_Psub_1.2, whole genome shotgun sequence genome window below encodes:
- the RNF186 gene encoding E3 ubiquitin-protein ligase RNF186 yields MSMEKSTDKPNKENRSSVPGVLQAEADGPVPVAGGAAEMSRAGSVQKSKHKKRVVFTEECTEEMERPSGAERDSPAAFKPAVLEQDSPNPRPLAVLTNTNSPEMSTLELNHQCSDTATLDVDCMICFNKYSIYRVPKLLDCQHTFCAVCLKLILRKEENTWIITCPLCRKPTFVSGGLIRTLQNKEDILERLENLDSNPDVYVCAMGLDGNSWTQSSQDILNTEENSPGHTGLAVQRLVLLLLLGVILAMLILPFMYSGRVKWVICLLLALGLLMSVVLCCTPKFHCRCKKDSPSSCDKEIHVVTVA; encoded by the coding sequence ATGTCCATGGAGAAATCCACTGACAAGCCAAACAAGGAAAACAGATCGTCAGTTCCTGGAGTACTGCAGGCTGAGGCAGATGGTCCCGTGCCCGTGGCGGGAGGTGCTGCAGAAATGAGCAGAGCAGGATCCGTACAAAAGTCAAAACACAAGAAGAGAGTGGTATTCACTGAAGAGTGTACTGAAGAAATGGAGAGACCttcaggagcagagagagacaGTCCTGCTGCCTTTAAACCAGCAGTTTTGGAACAAGACTCTCCAAACCCAAGACCACTTGCTGTACTAACAAACACAAACTCTCCCGAAATGAGCACGTTGGAGCTGAACCACCAGTGCTCAGACACAGCCACCCTGGATGTGGACTGCATGATCTGCTTCAACAAGTACAGCATCTACAGAGTCCCAAAGCTCCTGGACTGCCAGCACACCTTCTGCGCCGTCTGCCTCAAGCTGATCCTCAGGAAAGAGGAGAACACCTGGATAATCACCTGCCCTCTTTGCAGAAAGCCCACCTTCGTGTCAGGAGGGCTCATCCGCACGCTCCAGAATAAAGAGGACATCCTGGAGCGCTTGGAGAACCTTGATTCAAACCCTGACGTGTACGTCTGTGCCATGGGGCTGGACGGCAACAGCTGGACTCAGAGCAGCCAAGACATTttaaacacagaggaaaacagcCCCGGACACACCGGCCTGGCTGTGCAGAGACtcgtgctgctcctgctgcttggGGTGATCCTCGCCATGCTCATCCTCCCCTTTATGTACTCAGGGAGGGTGAAATGGGTAATTTGTCTCCTGCTTGCTTTGGGGTTGCTCATGTCTGTGGTGCTTTGCTGCACTCCTAAATTCCACTGCAGGTGCAAGAAGGactctcccagctcctgtgaCAAGGAGATCCACGTTGTTACTGTTGCCTGA